The following are encoded together in the Rhizobium tumorigenes genome:
- a CDS encoding indolepyruvate oxidoreductase subunit beta family protein, which translates to MNEHVATTAVGAIRLSTDKPISIAILAMGGQGGGVLADWIVGLAESQGWMAQTTSVPGVAQRTGATIYYLELLPAREGRHPIFALMPTPGDVDIVLAAELMEAGRSVLRGLVTPDRTTLIASTHRALAVGEKEKPGDGIGNPEVVVEATDFAAKRIIAFDMDTLAAKNGSVISSSMFGALAAAGVLPFAKEAFEATIRGGGKGIKPSLKAFNAAFERATARTNDVVSATPHKHFDALPETAGHPSLDRIVHRIRAEFPEEAHPLLFAGARKLTDFQDPAYGDEYLSRVASLLELDRRYGGAGKSFAFTVQAAKYVAISMAYDDVIRVADLKVRASRFDRVRKEVGAKADQIVYMTEYMHPRMEEICGTLPKRLGLWIENRPKLFARLDRFVNKGRRVQTGTMFWFLSLYAVSALRGTRRGTLRHSREMAHRDAWLATATGLLAANYDLAVEVLNNRRLVKGYSDTHARGLSKFDRVMSALPLLRDREDGAAWMKRLRQAALLDESGIALDGALKTVATL; encoded by the coding sequence ATGAACGAGCATGTTGCTACAACGGCCGTCGGCGCCATTCGCCTGTCGACGGACAAGCCGATCTCGATTGCCATTCTCGCCATGGGCGGCCAGGGCGGCGGGGTGCTTGCCGACTGGATCGTCGGGCTGGCGGAAAGCCAAGGCTGGATGGCACAGACGACGTCTGTCCCCGGCGTTGCCCAGCGTACCGGCGCCACTATCTACTATCTCGAACTGTTGCCCGCCCGCGAGGGCCGTCATCCGATCTTCGCGCTGATGCCGACGCCGGGCGATGTCGATATCGTGCTTGCTGCCGAACTGATGGAAGCCGGACGCTCGGTGCTGCGCGGCCTGGTGACGCCGGATCGTACGACGCTGATTGCCTCGACCCATCGTGCACTGGCTGTCGGTGAAAAGGAGAAGCCGGGCGACGGTATCGGTAATCCCGAGGTCGTCGTCGAGGCCACTGATTTTGCCGCCAAGCGGATTATCGCCTTCGACATGGATACGCTGGCGGCCAAAAACGGCAGCGTCATTTCCTCGTCCATGTTCGGTGCGCTGGCCGCCGCCGGTGTGCTGCCCTTTGCCAAGGAGGCATTCGAGGCGACCATTCGCGGCGGCGGAAAAGGCATCAAGCCAAGCCTCAAGGCTTTCAACGCCGCCTTCGAGCGGGCAACGGCGAGGACCAACGATGTGGTCTCGGCGACGCCGCACAAGCATTTCGACGCGCTGCCCGAGACGGCAGGACATCCCTCTCTCGACAGGATCGTCCACCGCATCCGCGCCGAATTTCCGGAAGAGGCGCATCCACTGCTCTTTGCCGGCGCCAGGAAGCTGACGGATTTTCAGGACCCCGCCTATGGCGACGAATATCTGAGCCGCGTGGCAAGTCTGCTTGAACTCGACCGCAGATATGGCGGCGCGGGAAAAAGCTTCGCGTTCACCGTTCAGGCAGCGAAATACGTCGCGATCTCTATGGCCTATGACGATGTCATCCGTGTCGCCGACCTGAAGGTGCGTGCATCCCGCTTCGACCGGGTTCGCAAAGAGGTCGGGGCCAAAGCCGACCAGATCGTCTACATGACAGAGTACATGCATCCGCGCATGGAGGAGATCTGCGGCACTCTTCCGAAGCGGCTGGGCCTATGGATCGAAAACCGGCCGAAGTTGTTTGCCCGGCTCGATCGCTTCGTCAACAAGGGGCGAAGGGTGCAAACGGGAACTATGTTCTGGTTCCTCAGCCTCTATGCCGTCTCGGCTTTGCGCGGGACACGCCGGGGAACATTGCGCCATTCCCGCGAGATGGCACATCGTGACGCGTGGCTTGCAACCGCCACCGGCCTGCTCGCTGCAAACTACGATCTGGCCGTCGAGGTGCTCAACAACCGGCGCCTCGTCAAGGGCTACTCCGACACACACGCCCGTGGCCTGTCGAAATTCGACCGGGTCATGTCGGCGCTGCCGCTGTTGCGAGATCGGGAGGACGGTGCCGCCTGGATGAAGCGCCTGAGACAGGCAGCCCTGCTCGACGAAAGCGGTATCGCGCTCGATGGCGCGCTAAAGACGGTGGCGACGCTGTAG
- a CDS encoding indolepyruvate ferredoxin oxidoreductase subunit alpha → MAERSFAREVEDLKLGEGDTFRGEGILAITKALLQSGVSYVGGYQGSPISHLMDVLADAKDVMEDLGIHFETSASEAAAAAMLSASVMYPVRGAVTWKSTAGTNVASDALSNLSSGGVTGGALIIIGEDYGEGSSIMQERSHAYAMKSQMWLLNPRPNLPSIVDAVETGFELSEASNTPVMLQVGIRSCHVHGQFEAKNNKRPEFTLRQALENPVRDVNRIVLPPATFVHEKQKLEQRWPAAVEFIKRRKLNEYFGPSEGDVGIILLGGMYNGVMRSLQQLGLADVYGNCSVPLYVLNVAYPLIDDQLAEFCASKKAVLMVEEGAPEYIEQSLNTILRRRDIQTRIAGKDTLPMGGEYTTQVLMKGIKTFLETHARVLLGNQPPLPDPSPVLNDPKVRALAEVVPPRPAGFCIGCPERPIFAAMKLVEQELGEHHVAADIGCHLFSILPPFNIGGTTMGYGLGPASASAFNVEADKRSISVMGDGGFWHNGLATSVGNAVFNKQDGVILVVDNFYSAATGGQDILSSRAENPRRKTNNSIVNAVKGIGATWVRQIDRTYDVAKMRDTLREALTTKEPGPKIIVASSECMLNKQRRVKPLFNKAVKDGKRMVKERFGVDEDICTGDHACIRLSGCPSLSVKHTDDPLKDDPVAAIDNSCVGCGNCGEVAEAAILCPSFYRADIIHNPTGWDRFLARMRSAVIGWLQARRKASRIVFAD, encoded by the coding sequence ATGGCTGAACGGTCTTTTGCCCGCGAAGTCGAGGACCTGAAGCTGGGGGAGGGCGACACCTTCCGCGGCGAGGGAATTCTCGCGATTACCAAGGCCCTGCTGCAGTCCGGCGTCTCCTATGTCGGCGGCTACCAGGGCTCGCCGATCTCGCATCTGATGGACGTGCTGGCCGACGCCAAGGATGTCATGGAGGATCTCGGCATCCATTTCGAGACATCGGCCTCGGAGGCGGCGGCGGCGGCGATGCTGTCGGCGTCGGTGATGTACCCGGTGCGCGGCGCCGTCACCTGGAAGTCGACGGCCGGCACCAATGTTGCCTCGGACGCACTCTCCAACCTGTCGTCCGGCGGCGTGACCGGCGGCGCGCTGATCATCATTGGCGAGGATTACGGCGAGGGATCGTCGATCATGCAGGAGCGCAGCCATGCCTATGCGATGAAGTCGCAGATGTGGTTGCTTAATCCGCGCCCCAACCTGCCGTCGATCGTCGATGCTGTCGAAACCGGCTTCGAGCTTTCCGAGGCGTCCAATACACCCGTGATGCTGCAGGTCGGTATCCGCAGCTGCCATGTGCACGGCCAGTTCGAAGCAAAGAACAACAAGCGGCCGGAGTTCACGCTGCGCCAGGCGCTGGAAAATCCGGTCCGCGACGTCAACCGCATCGTCCTGCCGCCGGCCACCTTCGTCCATGAAAAGCAGAAGCTGGAGCAACGCTGGCCGGCTGCCGTAGAGTTCATCAAGCGCCGCAAGCTCAACGAATATTTCGGTCCCAGCGAAGGCGATGTCGGCATCATCCTGTTGGGCGGCATGTATAATGGCGTGATGCGTTCGCTGCAGCAGCTTGGCCTCGCCGATGTCTACGGAAATTGTTCCGTGCCTCTATACGTGCTCAACGTCGCCTATCCGCTGATCGACGACCAGCTGGCCGAATTCTGCGCCAGCAAAAAGGCCGTTCTGATGGTCGAGGAGGGCGCGCCGGAATATATCGAGCAGTCGCTAAACACGATCCTGCGCCGCCGCGACATCCAGACCCGGATCGCCGGCAAGGATACGCTGCCGATGGGCGGCGAATATACGACGCAGGTGCTGATGAAGGGCATCAAGACCTTCCTCGAGACCCATGCCCGCGTGCTGCTCGGCAACCAGCCGCCGCTGCCGGATCCGTCGCCCGTTCTCAACGATCCGAAGGTCAGAGCGCTGGCCGAGGTCGTACCGCCGAGGCCTGCCGGTTTCTGCATCGGCTGTCCGGAGCGACCGATCTTTGCGGCGATGAAGCTGGTGGAGCAGGAACTCGGCGAGCACCATGTCGCGGCGGATATTGGATGTCATTTGTTCTCGATCCTGCCGCCGTTCAACATCGGTGGCACGACGATGGGCTATGGTCTCGGACCCGCCTCGGCGTCGGCCTTCAATGTCGAGGCCGACAAGCGCTCGATCTCTGTGATGGGCGACGGCGGTTTCTGGCACAACGGGCTGGCGACCTCGGTCGGCAATGCCGTGTTCAACAAGCAGGACGGCGTCATTCTCGTCGTCGACAATTTCTATTCGGCTGCGACCGGCGGCCAGGACATCCTGTCCTCGCGCGCCGAAAACCCGCGGCGCAAGACCAACAATTCCATCGTCAATGCCGTCAAGGGCATCGGCGCCACATGGGTCCGCCAGATCGATCGGACCTACGATGTCGCCAAGATGCGCGACACTTTGCGCGAGGCTCTGACGACGAAGGAGCCGGGTCCTAAGATCATCGTCGCTTCGTCGGAATGCATGCTCAACAAGCAGCGCCGGGTTAAGCCTTTGTTCAACAAGGCGGTGAAGGACGGCAAGCGGATGGTCAAGGAGCGCTTCGGCGTCGACGAAGACATCTGCACCGGCGACCACGCCTGCATCCGTCTTTCCGGCTGCCCGTCGCTGTCGGTCAAGCACACCGACGATCCGCTGAAGGACGATCCGGTCGCTGCCATCGACAACAGTTGCGTCGGTTGCGGCAATTGCGGCGAGGTGGCGGAGGCCGCTATCCTCTGTCCGTCGTTCTATCGTGCCGATATCATCCACAATCCCACCGGCTGGGACCGTTTTCTCGCCAGGATGCGCAGTGCCGTCATCGGCTGGCTGCAGGCGCGCCGCAAGGCAAGCCGTATCGTCTTTGCAGATTGA
- a CDS encoding ABC transporter substrate-binding protein — translation MDHLTRRQALSLGAATFITGILAGRTVVEAADVNTLTIAFNVNLPAFDPTTGPSAVNPTIQAIYRSVFDQFIGQGPDLKFQPGLLTKWGWNDDKTKVWMDVREGVTWHDGSKFTPEDVVWSLNRAGDQKGGNPISFIWSTATNYKIEGNRITGDVVRYEPTYFMWMAFLTGYVLPKDYFTKVGPEGFEKKPIGTGPYMVDAYEGNSFLRLKANPNYFGGKPAFETVIYKFVPDTTSRVAEIESGSSDVTLEVPYEDFDRLRKKKGLDGVATPVSDIGMIFISNVGPMLDKNVRLAANMAIDKEAIIKRLLRGYGKPLSTLEAPEYSAYDAGIKTPYDPEGAKKLLAASGFSPEKPVKFAIKTTRGFKPKDYEMIQAIVGMWRKVGIEAEIEVYEIAKHYELRAAHQLGPAAFYNWGNAIGDPTTSTGFAMYSKSPHSGWKTDDVDNLINPLWGEKDEAKRIAGWKAVDKYIAEEGYVIPLLQYAQPILYKSSVKVTPNVSGALQAAQVAKA, via the coding sequence ATGGACCATCTGACACGGCGCCAGGCGTTGAGCCTAGGCGCGGCTACTTTCATCACGGGCATTCTCGCTGGCCGGACGGTCGTCGAGGCGGCCGATGTGAATACGCTGACGATCGCATTCAACGTCAACCTGCCGGCCTTCGACCCGACGACAGGCCCCTCGGCCGTCAACCCGACGATCCAGGCGATCTACCGCTCGGTCTTCGACCAGTTCATCGGCCAGGGCCCGGACCTGAAGTTCCAGCCCGGCCTTCTAACGAAATGGGGTTGGAACGACGACAAGACCAAAGTCTGGATGGACGTCCGCGAGGGCGTTACCTGGCACGATGGCTCGAAGTTCACCCCTGAGGATGTCGTCTGGTCGCTGAACCGCGCGGGCGATCAGAAGGGCGGCAATCCGATCTCCTTCATCTGGTCCACCGCCACCAACTACAAGATCGAGGGCAACCGGATTACCGGGGACGTCGTTCGCTACGAGCCGACGTATTTCATGTGGATGGCCTTCCTGACAGGCTATGTCCTGCCCAAGGACTACTTCACGAAAGTCGGCCCGGAGGGGTTCGAAAAGAAGCCTATCGGTACCGGCCCGTATATGGTCGATGCCTACGAGGGCAATTCCTTCCTGCGCCTCAAGGCCAATCCGAACTATTTCGGCGGCAAGCCAGCCTTCGAGACGGTCATCTACAAATTCGTCCCGGACACGACGAGCCGCGTCGCCGAGATCGAATCCGGCTCCTCCGACGTGACACTGGAAGTGCCCTACGAGGATTTCGACCGTCTCAGGAAGAAGAAGGGCCTTGACGGCGTCGCCACGCCTGTCTCCGACATTGGCATGATCTTCATCTCGAACGTCGGCCCGATGCTCGACAAGAACGTCCGCCTCGCCGCCAACATGGCAATCGACAAGGAAGCCATCATCAAGCGTCTGTTGCGCGGCTACGGCAAACCGCTCTCGACGCTCGAGGCCCCTGAATACTCGGCTTACGATGCTGGGATCAAGACGCCTTACGATCCGGAAGGTGCCAAGAAGCTTCTGGCGGCCAGTGGCTTCTCGCCGGAAAAGCCGGTGAAGTTCGCCATCAAGACCACCCGTGGCTTCAAGCCGAAGGACTACGAGATGATCCAGGCGATCGTCGGCATGTGGCGCAAGGTAGGCATCGAGGCTGAAATCGAAGTCTACGAGATCGCCAAGCACTACGAGCTTCGCGCCGCCCACCAGCTCGGCCCTGCCGCCTTCTACAACTGGGGCAACGCCATCGGTGACCCCACGACCTCGACCGGCTTTGCCATGTACAGCAAGTCCCCGCATTCGGGCTGGAAGACGGACGATGTCGACAACCTCATCAACCCACTCTGGGGCGAGAAGGACGAAGCCAAGCGCATCGCGGGCTGGAAGGCGGTCGACAAGTATATTGCCGAAGAGGGATACGTCATCCCGCTGCTGCAATATGCCCAGCCGATCCTCTACAAATCGAGCGTCAAGGTCACCCCGAACGTCTCGGGCGCCCTACAGGCAGCGCAGGTAGCGAAGGCGTAA